The bacterium genome has a segment encoding these proteins:
- a CDS encoding DEAD/DEAH box helicase, whose protein sequence is MNMEQLIDVLKRDEAFLQQVTLWREIEPQPAVFAPFPCALDPRLVAALQRHGIRQLYSHQAQALAEILAGRNTVVVTPTASGKTLCYNIPVLQAVLKTREARALYLFPTKALSQDQVAELHALIALLSPEIDFDIRSYTFDGDTPVTARKAIRTSGHIVVTNPDMLHSGVLPHHTLWVKLFENLRYIVIDEIHNYRGVFGSHVANVLRRLKRICAFYGTQPQFICCSATIANPSDFAHHLTGEAMALVDENGAPRGRKHFIFYNPPIVNRELGIRRSYIQETEKIAGKFLCHGIQTIVFARSRMRVEILLTYLKDFMRHIKKPAELVRGYRGGYLPSERREIERGLRRGEILGVVSTNALELGIDIGQLQVCIMAGYPGTIASTWQQAGRAGRRNDAAIAILVASSSPLDQFIISHPEYLFEKSPEAGIINPDNLIILLSHIKCAAFELPFSFNERFGRRWDGEEGVDSTQEILAYLEENRVVHKAAERWHWMAEVYPAEAISLRSAAEENVVIIDRTMPQERVIGEIDLFAAPLMVHDEAIYLHGSQQYHVDHFDWERRKAYVREVAVDHYTDAQLKSDLRVLDISEEQSIGEAMAGYGEVSVTSVATMYKKIKFGTHENIGWGKISLPESTMHTMAFWYAFPEHIHEELGIPQQEFSDGLKAAANVLGNIAPLFIMGDPRDIAVLPMMRSPLWHKPSLFIWERYPGGVGHSGKLFQIYREVVRAGIELVQHCGCENGCPSCSGPALEVGETGKHHALQVLEVMLH, encoded by the coding sequence ATGAATATGGAGCAACTGATCGACGTGCTCAAGCGGGATGAGGCCTTTCTGCAACAGGTCACCCTGTGGCGCGAGATCGAACCGCAGCCGGCCGTCTTCGCCCCTTTTCCCTGCGCCCTGGATCCGCGTCTGGTCGCGGCGCTGCAGCGGCATGGCATCCGCCAGCTTTACTCCCACCAGGCGCAGGCGCTGGCGGAGATCCTGGCAGGCCGTAATACCGTGGTGGTCACCCCAACCGCCTCCGGGAAGACCCTCTGTTACAACATCCCCGTGCTCCAGGCCGTCCTGAAAACCCGCGAGGCGCGCGCGCTCTATCTTTTTCCAACCAAAGCCCTTTCGCAGGATCAGGTGGCCGAGCTGCATGCCCTGATCGCTCTCCTCTCACCGGAGATCGATTTCGATATTCGCAGTTACACCTTCGACGGCGACACACCGGTCACCGCGCGCAAGGCGATCCGAACATCCGGCCACATTGTGGTCACCAACCCGGACATGCTCCACAGCGGTGTGTTGCCGCATCATACCCTATGGGTCAAGCTCTTTGAGAACCTTCGCTACATCGTCATCGACGAGATCCACAATTATCGCGGTGTCTTCGGCAGCCATGTCGCCAATGTGCTGCGGCGTTTGAAACGGATCTGCGCCTTTTATGGCACACAGCCGCAGTTCATCTGCTGCTCGGCGACCATAGCCAATCCCAGTGATTTTGCGCACCATCTTACCGGCGAGGCGATGGCCCTGGTGGATGAGAACGGCGCACCGCGCGGCCGCAAACACTTCATTTTCTACAATCCCCCGATCGTCAACCGAGAATTGGGCATCCGCCGCTCCTACATCCAGGAGACCGAGAAGATCGCCGGGAAATTCCTCTGCCATGGCATTCAAACGATCGTCTTCGCGCGTAGCCGGATGCGTGTCGAAATCCTGTTGACTTATCTCAAAGACTTCATGCGGCACATCAAAAAACCGGCGGAACTGGTGCGCGGCTACCGCGGCGGCTATCTGCCCAGCGAACGACGCGAAATCGAGAGGGGGTTGCGCAGAGGTGAAATTCTCGGGGTGGTGAGCACCAATGCCCTCGAACTCGGGATCGATATCGGCCAGCTCCAGGTCTGCATCATGGCTGGATATCCCGGCACCATCGCCAGCACCTGGCAGCAGGCAGGGCGGGCCGGCCGGCGCAACGACGCCGCCATCGCCATTCTGGTGGCCTCGAGCTCGCCCCTCGACCAATTCATCATCAGCCATCCGGAATACCTCTTTGAGAAGAGCCCGGAAGCGGGGATCATCAACCCGGACAATCTCATCATTCTTCTCAGCCACATCAAATGCGCCGCCTTCGAGCTGCCGTTCTCCTTCAACGAGCGATTCGGCCGCCGCTGGGATGGGGAGGAGGGCGTCGATTCGACGCAGGAGATCCTAGCCTATCTCGAGGAGAACCGCGTCGTCCACAAAGCCGCCGAGCGCTGGCACTGGATGGCCGAGGTCTATCCCGCAGAGGCCATCAGCTTGCGCAGCGCCGCCGAGGAAAATGTGGTGATCATTGACCGAACGATGCCTCAGGAACGGGTGATCGGCGAAATCGATCTGTTCGCGGCCCCCTTGATGGTCCACGATGAGGCTATCTATCTTCACGGCAGCCAGCAATATCATGTCGATCACTTCGACTGGGAACGCCGCAAGGCCTATGTCCGAGAAGTAGCCGTAGACCATTACACCGATGCCCAGCTCAAAAGCGACCTCCGCGTTCTTGATATCAGTGAGGAACAATCCATCGGTGAGGCTATGGCCGGTTATGGCGAGGTTTCTGTCACCAGCGTGGCGACCATGTATAAAAAGATCAAATTCGGAACCCACGAGAATATCGGCTGGGGCAAGATCAGCCTCCCCGAATCGACCATGCACACGATGGCCTTCTGGTACGCCTTCCCCGAGCACATCCATGAAGAGCTGGGAATTCCGCAGCAGGAGTTCAGCGACGGACTCAAGGCGGCCGCCAATGTTCTGGGCAACATCGCCCCGCTCTTCATCATGGGCGATCCGCGCGATATTGCCGTGCTGCCGATGATGCGGTCCCCGCTCTGGCACAAACCTTCGCTCTTCATCTGGGAACGCTATCCCGGCGGCGTCGGCCACAGCGGCAAACTCTTCCAGATCTACCGCGAGGTCGTGCGTGCCGGCATCGAACTGGTGCAGCATTGTGGCTGCGAAAATGGCTGTCCCTCGTGCTCGGGACCGGCGCTCGAAGTGGGCGAGACCGGCAAACACCATGCGCTCCAGGTGCTGGAGGTGATGCTCCACTGA
- a CDS encoding ribonuclease H-like domain-containing protein: MLSIKEKLAALQGLTIAPTPEMTPARTLRGGEVLGLAREPANGGELWLRHKTLSAAQVPMFPLERYLSLQPEQLVLVGKNWALQHARPENLLFIDTETTGLTGGAGTYAFLVGIARCQEGTVTIKQYFLHDPDAERPLYTDLHAELEAADAIVSYNGKSYDLPLIRNRCVLNRLDYAWERVIHLDLLHCIRRLYKNLASYALTEVETRLLRFRRQGDIPGSLIPSLYFSTLREGDLAKLLPVFQHNVMDLLSLMGITVAVAERFGKADTLTSSELLPVIRTLSDLALYDQAERLCEGAAPPGAEGGSRELAHHRAQIQKRRGNWSDAARTWQDWIERSPCFDPEPYVELSKYLEHRCGDYAAALKIVERAEKQLAILLELATDPRHHIWNQQFLRRKQRLQRKLHSTGETE; encoded by the coding sequence ATGCTGTCGATCAAGGAAAAACTGGCTGCTTTGCAGGGACTGACTATCGCACCAACGCCCGAAATGACACCGGCGCGAACCCTGCGGGGTGGCGAGGTCCTCGGACTGGCGCGCGAACCAGCGAATGGAGGCGAGCTCTGGCTGCGGCACAAGACACTCTCCGCGGCGCAAGTTCCGATGTTCCCGCTCGAACGGTATCTCAGCTTGCAGCCGGAGCAGCTGGTTCTGGTTGGCAAGAACTGGGCCTTGCAACACGCCAGGCCGGAAAACCTCCTCTTCATCGACACCGAGACCACCGGGCTCACCGGCGGAGCCGGTACCTATGCTTTTCTGGTCGGCATCGCCCGTTGCCAGGAGGGGACCGTTACCATCAAGCAGTACTTCCTCCACGATCCCGATGCAGAACGTCCCCTCTATACCGATTTGCACGCCGAGTTGGAAGCAGCTGATGCCATCGTCAGCTACAACGGTAAAAGCTACGATCTGCCTCTGATCCGGAATCGGTGCGTTCTCAACCGGCTTGATTATGCCTGGGAGCGGGTGATCCACCTGGATCTCCTCCACTGCATCCGTCGGCTCTATAAAAACTTGGCCTCCTACGCCCTGACGGAAGTGGAAACCCGACTGCTGCGGTTCCGCCGCCAGGGCGACATTCCCGGGTCACTCATCCCAAGTCTGTATTTTTCGACCCTGCGTGAGGGCGATCTGGCCAAACTATTGCCGGTCTTTCAGCATAATGTGATGGATCTGCTCAGTTTGATGGGCATAACCGTTGCTGTTGCGGAACGTTTCGGCAAGGCGGACACGCTGACCAGCAGCGAACTCCTCCCGGTGATCCGGACCCTGAGCGATCTGGCGCTCTATGATCAAGCCGAGCGCCTCTGTGAGGGCGCCGCACCCCCGGGAGCGGAGGGAGGATCGCGCGAGTTGGCGCATCACCGCGCGCAAATACAGAAACGGCGCGGCAACTGGAGCGATGCGGCCCGGACCTGGCAGGACTGGATCGAACGGTCGCCGTGCTTTGATCCCGAGCCCTACGTCGAGCTGTCCAAATATCTCGAACATCGCTGCGGCGATTACGCGGCAGCGCTGAAGATCGTTGAACGGGCGGAAAAACAGCTCGCTATTCTCCTCGAACTGGCCACCGATCCCCGCCATCACATCTGGAACCAGCAGTTCTTGCGCAGGAAGCAGCGTTTGCAACGCAAACTGCATAGCACGGGAGAAACGGAATGA